In the genome of Pigmentiphaga litoralis, one region contains:
- the rpsP gene encoding 30S ribosomal protein S16 — MVVIRMSRGGSKKRPFYNLVATDSRNRRDGRFIERVGFYNPVASEGEESLRIALDRVEYWKQNGAQLSPVVARLVKGYGEKVAPAA; from the coding sequence ATGGTGGTGATTCGTATGTCGCGCGGCGGTTCCAAGAAGCGCCCATTTTACAATCTGGTCGCTACGGATTCGCGCAACCGCCGTGACGGCCGTTTCATCGAACGCGTGGGTTTCTACAACCCGGTCGCTTCGGAAGGCGAAGAAAGCCTGCGTATCGCACTGGACCGCGTCGAATACTGGAAGCAGAACGGCGCCCAGCTGTCGCCAGTCGTTGCTCGTCTGGTCAAGGGTTACGGCGAGAAGGTTGCTCCGGCAGCCTGA
- a CDS encoding ATP-dependent helicase encodes MASLLLTPEQRQIIGHPGRALLIGAVAGSGKTTTLAHCVAHRERQGMPARDILVLVFTPAAEQVFRQRLAQASASRHVQVATYPAYAKSLLDHWQESGVIDGAAVYLESAEAVRPYLFEAIELASEAQDADPDYSYDLSNLHAEILLNQMSRLKGTLAMRRFDDEPDDELAESLDLPRGLVAICRQYERMRCLDYGSYAFQSEQDLVYDALGILSVETGGPELPRHALIVADEWHDANAGHVDLLAHLTTPGTRIIAAGDREQVIHTWNGADPRYMGEAFLARFPGTERLPLTASFRCGATLSAGAAALTGQPFTSSRTTDTDVQVTTYASQGGDNGSGGDGNSSGTGNGARPGTGDCALKVLDALMQLNQASADARWNDCAVLLRDHHQSIELENTLIEHGVPYQTECFSSYFHRVEVLMLRGILHIVQGTIAPVTTPAEVRGVLRALGMFAGLRYSEAEWTDAERTIARQPDTLRDFHRGQLTRSDEGERAPDPVTRRWRERFAAVCDALIAERNQWNAGRLLQHAATHLNIADTTRRLFVHQHQADAVSRSIAGFIAYAARTGLDAGQFLAALDKAQARSGALKKHAQRLTLSTVRDAKGKEWKHVLLPWLARGEFPDARAEPGEERRLFYVAITRASDTLTLFTPAGEGHPYVQAMRLAARPAAAVRAARAAPAHALTAHTLPTHAVPVQAAPRAPTVSPQLAGRVYLDVPYDEKDAAKQLGAQWDNIQRKWWITPAMPTRLFQKWLRPETGRDA; translated from the coding sequence ATGGCTTCTCTTTTGCTGACACCCGAACAACGCCAGATCATCGGCCACCCCGGACGCGCCCTGCTGATCGGCGCCGTGGCGGGGTCGGGCAAGACCACCACCCTTGCCCACTGCGTGGCCCACCGTGAACGCCAGGGCATGCCGGCGCGCGACATTCTGGTGCTGGTGTTCACGCCCGCGGCCGAGCAGGTGTTCCGCCAGCGGCTCGCCCAGGCCAGCGCATCGCGGCACGTTCAGGTGGCCACCTACCCCGCGTACGCCAAGAGCCTGCTGGATCATTGGCAGGAATCGGGCGTGATCGACGGCGCCGCGGTCTATCTGGAATCGGCCGAAGCCGTCCGCCCCTATCTGTTCGAGGCGATCGAACTGGCGTCCGAAGCACAGGATGCCGACCCCGATTACAGCTACGACCTGAGCAATCTGCACGCCGAGATCCTACTCAATCAGATGTCGCGCCTGAAGGGCACGCTGGCCATGCGCCGCTTCGATGACGAACCCGACGACGAGCTTGCCGAAAGCCTGGACCTGCCGCGCGGCCTGGTCGCGATCTGCCGGCAATACGAACGCATGCGCTGCCTGGACTATGGCAGCTATGCCTTCCAGAGTGAACAGGACCTGGTGTACGACGCGCTGGGCATTCTGTCGGTGGAAACCGGCGGGCCCGAGCTGCCACGCCACGCGCTGATCGTGGCCGACGAATGGCATGACGCCAACGCGGGCCATGTCGACCTGCTGGCCCACCTGACGACCCCGGGTACTCGCATCATTGCCGCGGGCGACCGCGAACAGGTCATTCATACCTGGAACGGCGCCGATCCCCGCTATATGGGCGAGGCATTTTTGGCGCGTTTCCCGGGTACCGAGCGGCTGCCGCTGACGGCGTCATTCCGCTGCGGCGCGACGCTGAGCGCGGGCGCAGCGGCGCTGACCGGCCAGCCCTTTACGTCATCGCGCACCACGGACACTGACGTCCAGGTGACGACATATGCGTCGCAAGGCGGTGACAACGGCAGCGGCGGCGATGGCAACAGCAGCGGCACGGGCAACGGCGCCCGCCCGGGCACCGGCGATTGCGCCCTGAAGGTGCTGGACGCGCTGATGCAGTTGAACCAGGCGTCGGCCGATGCCCGCTGGAATGATTGCGCGGTGCTGCTGCGCGACCATCACCAAAGCATCGAACTGGAAAACACGTTGATCGAGCACGGCGTGCCGTATCAGACCGAATGCTTTTCCAGCTACTTTCACCGGGTCGAAGTGCTGATGCTGCGCGGCATCCTGCACATCGTGCAGGGAACCATCGCGCCGGTGACCACGCCGGCCGAAGTGCGGGGCGTGTTGCGGGCGCTGGGCATGTTTGCCGGGCTGCGCTATTCGGAAGCCGAGTGGACCGACGCCGAGCGCACCATCGCCCGCCAGCCCGATACCTTGCGCGACTTTCATCGCGGCCAGCTGACCCGCAGCGACGAGGGCGAACGTGCGCCCGATCCCGTCACGCGGCGATGGCGCGAACGGTTCGCCGCGGTATGTGATGCACTGATTGCGGAACGCAACCAGTGGAATGCGGGCCGTCTGCTGCAGCATGCCGCCACCCACCTGAACATTGCGGACACCACCCGCCGCCTGTTCGTGCATCAGCACCAGGCCGACGCCGTCAGCCGGTCGATCGCCGGCTTCATTGCCTACGCGGCGCGCACCGGGCTGGATGCCGGCCAGTTCCTGGCGGCATTGGACAAAGCCCAGGCTCGATCCGGGGCATTGAAGAAGCATGCGCAGCGGCTGACCCTGTCGACCGTGCGCGACGCCAAGGGCAAGGAATGGAAGCATGTGCTGCTGCCCTGGCTGGCGCGTGGCGAATTTCCCGATGCGCGCGCTGAACCTGGCGAAGAACGGCGGCTGTTCTATGTGGCGATCACCCGGGCCAGCGATACGCTGACGCTGTTCACGCCCGCGGGCGAAGGACATCCGTATGTCCAGGCAATGCGCCTGGCGGCGCGGCCCGCCGCGGCCGTGCGCGCAGCCAGAGCGGCGCCGGCCCATGCCTTAACCGCCCATACCTTGCCCACCCATGCCGTGCCCGTGCAGGCCGCGCCCCGCGCGCCCACGGTGTCACCGCAACTGGCCGGGCGCGTCTACCTGGACGTGCCTTATGACGAAAAAGACGCCGCCAAACAGCTGGGTGCGCAGTGGGACAACATCCAGCGCAAATGGTGGATCACGCCCGCCATGCCGACGCGGCTCTTCCAGAAATGGCTGCGGCCGGAGACCGGGCGCGATGCCTGA
- a CDS encoding sulfate adenylyltransferase subunit 1: protein MNAMTDPAFFSTEDTGVLRLITAGSVDDGKSTLIGRLLYDSKGIFADQLDAISRAKYKRTVGDTIDLSLLTDGLEAEREQGITIDVAYRYFSTPKRKFIIADAPGHEQYTRNMVTGASTSDVAIILIDATRVVDGQLLAQTRRHSMLVKLLGLQHVVVAVNKMDLVGWDAAVFDRIREAYSVLAAQLGIAHFHVLPLSALTGDNVVTRSPNTPWFDGEPLLALLESLEVREGTDHHALRFPIQMVARHGGDRADDFRGYMGQVASGTLRRGDRIVVQPAGTEATVKDLVTFDGSVDVAIAGDAVTVVLNEDVDASRGDVLSHVETAGTVTRQFDAEICWLDTQALNPARKYLLKQGTRLTSAKIKSVVSRRDIHELLDVQDGNVQLAMNDIGRVVIATRDPLVVDLYDEIATTGAFILIDEATHQTAAAGMVRKAVAD from the coding sequence ATGAACGCGATGACTGATCCCGCATTCTTTTCCACCGAAGATACCGGCGTGCTGCGCCTGATCACGGCGGGTTCCGTGGACGATGGCAAGTCGACCCTGATCGGCCGCCTGCTGTATGACAGCAAGGGCATCTTTGCCGACCAGCTCGACGCGATTTCGCGCGCCAAGTACAAGCGCACCGTGGGTGACACGATTGACCTGTCCCTGCTGACCGACGGCCTGGAAGCCGAGCGCGAGCAGGGCATCACCATCGATGTCGCCTACCGCTATTTCTCGACACCCAAACGCAAGTTCATCATTGCCGACGCGCCGGGGCACGAGCAGTACACCCGCAACATGGTGACCGGCGCATCGACGTCCGATGTGGCCATCATCCTGATCGATGCGACCCGTGTGGTCGACGGCCAGTTGCTGGCGCAAACGCGCCGCCACAGCATGCTGGTCAAGCTGCTTGGCCTGCAGCATGTCGTTGTCGCCGTCAACAAGATGGACCTGGTGGGCTGGGACGCCGCCGTGTTCGACCGCATCCGCGAAGCGTATTCGGTATTGGCGGCCCAGCTGGGCATCGCGCATTTTCATGTGCTGCCGCTGTCGGCGCTGACCGGCGACAACGTCGTGACCCGTTCGCCCAACACGCCGTGGTTCGATGGCGAGCCGTTGCTGGCGCTGCTCGAATCGCTGGAAGTGCGCGAAGGCACCGATCACCACGCGCTGCGTTTCCCCATCCAGATGGTGGCGCGGCACGGGGGCGACCGGGCCGATGATTTTCGCGGGTATATGGGGCAGGTAGCCAGCGGCACCTTGCGCCGCGGCGATCGTATCGTCGTGCAGCCGGCCGGCACCGAAGCGACCGTCAAGGACCTTGTGACCTTCGATGGTTCGGTGGATGTGGCCATTGCCGGTGATGCCGTGACCGTGGTGTTGAACGAAGATGTGGATGCGTCACGGGGCGACGTGCTGTCCCATGTCGAGACCGCCGGCACGGTCACGCGTCAGTTCGATGCCGAGATCTGCTGGCTCGATACCCAGGCGCTGAACCCGGCGCGCAAGTATTTGCTCAAGCAGGGCACGCGGCTGACGTCGGCCAAGATCAAGTCCGTGGTCTCGCGCCGTGACATTCACGAACTGCTCGACGTGCAGGATGGCAATGTGCAGCTGGCGATGAATGACATTGGCCGCGTCGTGATCGCCACGCGCGATCCGTTGGTGGTGGATCTGTACGACGAGATCGCCACGACGGGGGCCTTCATCCTGATCGATGAAGCGACCCACCAGACGGCCGCGGCGGGCATGGTGCGCAAGGCTGTTGCCGACTGA
- a CDS encoding YbaN family protein, protein MTHPNAVVRFLLLVGALLCLALGVIGIFVPGLPTTVFILMAAALASRGSPRLAAWLEGHRLFGPMIRDWRAHRSVSRRAKWSATIMMTLCAVLLFVTANHWEYAALGSAVMVIVATWLWLRPEPPGGVAPATSSPTPPPR, encoded by the coding sequence ATGACGCATCCGAATGCCGTCGTGCGTTTCCTGTTGCTGGTGGGTGCGCTGCTTTGCCTGGCCCTGGGCGTGATCGGCATTTTCGTGCCGGGCCTGCCGACGACGGTATTCATTCTGATGGCGGCGGCTCTGGCATCGCGCGGGTCGCCTCGCCTGGCCGCGTGGCTGGAAGGGCATCGCCTGTTCGGGCCGATGATCCGGGATTGGCGCGCCCACCGTTCGGTCAGCCGCCGCGCAAAGTGGAGCGCGACCATCATGATGACGCTATGCGCCGTGCTGCTGTTCGTGACGGCCAATCATTGGGAATATGCTGCGCTGGGGTCGGCCGTGATGGTCATCGTGGCCACGTGGCTGTGGTTGCGGCCCGAGCCGCCAGGCGGCGTCGCCCCCGCTACCTCGTCACCCACCCCACCACCACGCTGA
- a CDS encoding PA0069 family radical SAM protein: protein MRPLPFKGRGAVRNVAHRFENDARQAADDGWNGGWAGPDGENTGRADGAGEARAGNARAGNAESRNAETGHAEAGNAEAGKAQVGNAQAGNAQVGNGQAGNAYARKGYARNAQVEAAPPADPPCDEALPPLRTTVTVERARQILSRNESPDIPFDRAINPYRGCEHGCVYCFARPTHAYLGWSPGLDFETRLIAKENAVDALRRELSRPGYQVEPINIGAATDAYQPIEKQWKLTRGLLELLLETRHPVTIVTKGALLTRDVDLLAKLAERNLVAVYVSVPTLDPDVARKLEPRAAAPHRRIEAVRTLSSVGVPVGVSLAPVIPFITDDQMEHVLAAAQDAGARTAFYTMLRLPWEVKTIFSDWLDAHFPDRAARVLHRIEDLRGGKQNDPRFGTRMRGEGIWAELYAQRFAAGLRKAGMVRERVELDRTAFVAPARPASGRGARASGASRPSGATSGAGQAGVASPAPQLSLFA, encoded by the coding sequence CTGCGGCCGCTTCCTTTCAAGGGGCGGGGCGCGGTCAGGAACGTCGCCCACCGCTTCGAAAACGACGCCCGGCAGGCGGCCGACGACGGCTGGAACGGCGGGTGGGCCGGGCCGGATGGTGAAAACACGGGGCGGGCCGACGGGGCAGGGGAAGCCCGGGCCGGGAATGCTCGGGCCGGGAACGCTGAGTCCAGGAACGCTGAGACTGGGCACGCTGAGGCTGGGAATGCTGAGGCCGGGAAGGCCCAGGTTGGGAACGCCCAGGCTGGGAACGCTCAAGTCGGCAATGGTCAGGCCGGGAATGCTTACGCCAGGAAGGGTTACGCCAGGAATGCTCAGGTAGAGGCCGCTCCGCCCGCCGACCCGCCGTGCGACGAGGCATTGCCGCCGCTGCGCACCACCGTCACGGTAGAACGTGCCCGGCAGATCCTGTCGCGCAACGAATCGCCCGACATACCTTTCGACCGCGCCATCAATCCTTACCGGGGATGTGAACACGGCTGCGTCTACTGCTTTGCGCGGCCCACGCACGCCTACCTTGGCTGGTCGCCGGGACTGGATTTCGAGACCCGGCTCATTGCCAAGGAAAACGCGGTCGACGCGCTGCGGCGCGAACTGTCACGGCCGGGTTATCAGGTGGAGCCCATCAATATTGGCGCGGCCACTGACGCCTACCAGCCGATCGAAAAGCAGTGGAAGCTGACGCGCGGCCTGCTCGAACTGCTGCTGGAAACGCGGCACCCCGTAACGATCGTGACCAAGGGCGCCCTGTTGACGCGGGACGTCGACCTGTTGGCTAAGCTGGCTGAACGCAACTTGGTGGCGGTGTACGTCTCCGTGCCCACGCTGGACCCGGACGTGGCCCGCAAGCTGGAACCGCGCGCGGCTGCGCCGCACCGGCGGATTGAAGCCGTTCGAACCTTGAGCTCGGTAGGCGTACCGGTTGGCGTGTCGCTGGCGCCCGTGATTCCCTTCATTACCGACGACCAGATGGAACACGTGCTGGCCGCCGCACAGGATGCCGGCGCGCGCACGGCGTTCTATACGATGCTGCGGCTGCCGTGGGAGGTCAAAACCATCTTCAGCGACTGGCTGGACGCGCACTTTCCTGATCGGGCGGCCCGGGTGCTGCACCGGATCGAAGATCTGCGCGGCGGCAAGCAGAATGACCCGCGCTTTGGCACCCGCATGCGGGGTGAGGGGATCTGGGCGGAACTGTATGCCCAGCGTTTCGCCGCCGGGTTGCGCAAGGCTGGCATGGTGCGCGAACGGGTGGAACTGGACCGGACGGCGTTCGTTGCACCTGCCCGGCCAGCCAGTGGGCGTGGGGCGCGCGCGTCAGGTGCGTCACGTCCATCGGGTGCAACGAGTGGGGCAGGGCAGGCAGGCGTGGCAAGTCCGGCCCCGCAATTGTCTCTGTTCGCCTGA
- a CDS encoding FAD-binding oxidoreductase, with translation MKEQLIQDLRALLGDEAVLTGDAVTGRSAGAFRPDSLSAYALVRPRTTADVAEVMKRCAAMGQPVVTHGGLTGLVRGADASPDELILSMERMTRIEGIDVAGRTMTVEAGVTLQQIQEAAAAVDLYYGVDYGARGTATIGGGIATNAGGNRVIRFGMTRASVLGLEAVLADGRVISSMNTMMKNNSGYDLKQLFIGSEGTLGVVTRAVIRLHEMPASQCTALVAATDFDAVVRLLKHMDRKLGGQLAAFELMWQAYFDLVSTPPAQGRSPFAERYPFYVLLESLGADQEADSVRFMQALEEAMADELIVDATVAQSLDQRDALWRMRDSVEEMFKFGKSFNYDVSLPVSEMRAYADGVSAAAKANWPQGRCWIFGHMGDGNLHVSFSVGDGSDETKHRIDEIVYGPLAAFRGAVSAEHGIGLDKRAWLGVSRTEEELALMRQLKDFLDPQGLLNPGKVV, from the coding sequence ATGAAAGAACAGTTGATACAAGACCTGCGCGCCCTGTTGGGCGACGAGGCCGTGCTGACCGGAGACGCGGTGACAGGCCGCAGCGCAGGCGCCTTTCGGCCCGATTCGCTGTCCGCCTACGCGCTGGTGCGCCCCCGGACCACCGCCGACGTCGCCGAAGTCATGAAGCGATGTGCGGCCATGGGCCAGCCGGTCGTGACGCACGGTGGCCTGACCGGACTCGTGCGCGGCGCCGATGCGTCGCCTGACGAGCTGATCCTGTCCATGGAACGCATGACGCGGATCGAAGGCATTGACGTGGCCGGCCGCACCATGACGGTCGAAGCCGGCGTGACGCTGCAGCAGATCCAGGAAGCCGCCGCCGCCGTGGACCTGTACTACGGAGTGGACTACGGCGCGCGCGGCACGGCCACCATTGGCGGCGGCATTGCCACCAACGCCGGCGGCAACCGGGTGATCCGGTTTGGCATGACGCGCGCGTCGGTGCTGGGCCTGGAAGCCGTGCTGGCTGACGGCCGCGTGATCTCGTCCATGAACACCATGATGAAGAACAATTCGGGCTACGACCTGAAGCAGTTGTTCATAGGCAGCGAAGGCACGCTGGGCGTCGTGACGCGTGCGGTGATCCGTCTGCACGAAATGCCCGCCAGCCAGTGCACGGCGCTGGTCGCGGCCACCGATTTCGACGCCGTGGTGCGCTTGCTCAAGCACATGGACCGCAAGCTGGGCGGGCAACTGGCCGCCTTCGAATTGATGTGGCAGGCCTATTTCGACCTGGTGTCCACCCCGCCGGCGCAGGGCCGTTCGCCCTTTGCCGAACGCTATCCGTTCTACGTGCTGCTTGAATCGCTGGGCGCCGACCAGGAAGCCGACAGCGTGCGGTTCATGCAGGCGCTGGAAGAGGCCATGGCCGACGAGCTGATCGTGGATGCCACGGTGGCCCAGTCGCTGGACCAGCGCGATGCGCTCTGGCGCATGCGCGACAGCGTCGAAGAAATGTTCAAGTTCGGGAAGTCCTTCAACTACGACGTGTCCTTGCCCGTGTCCGAAATGCGGGCCTACGCCGACGGCGTGTCGGCCGCCGCCAAGGCCAACTGGCCGCAAGGCCGCTGCTGGATCTTCGGCCACATGGGCGACGGCAATCTGCATGTGTCGTTTTCGGTGGGCGACGGGTCGGACGAGACCAAGCACCGTATCGACGAGATCGTGTACGGCCCGCTGGCCGCGTTCCGCGGCGCCGTGTCGGCCGAACACGGGATCGGCCTGGACAAGCGGGCCTGGCTGGGCGTGTCGCGGACCGAAGAAGAATTGGCGCTGATGCGGCAATTGAAGGATTTCCTGGATCCGCAGGGGCTGCTGAATCCGGGCAAGGTGGTGTAA
- a CDS encoding alpha/beta hydrolase, which produces MTVQFTDADREREYSPSSCIGGNYAPFLQAYADLSAHALDRHAVRRDLSYGVEPRQKLDLFLPAPDDGAVAVAGTPRPALLVFIHGGYWQELSKDQSLFAAPGALAEGAAFAAVDYTLAPHATVHDMALECRTALRWLHAHADEFGYDPSRIVVSGSSAGAHLAAMAGLRSWADDADLPAGLPAASVLVSGVYDLLPLIGTSINDALSLTSADVTAISPLRMSALGAPPSVVCWGEIETGEFKRQSQAYADVLAAAGALTDRFEIPARNHFDVIIDLTTPGTLLGDACLAWLRAPR; this is translated from the coding sequence ATGACTGTTCAGTTCACGGACGCCGATCGCGAACGCGAGTACTCACCCAGTTCGTGCATCGGCGGCAATTACGCACCTTTCCTGCAGGCGTACGCCGACCTGAGCGCCCACGCGCTCGACCGGCATGCGGTGCGGCGCGATCTGTCCTATGGCGTCGAACCGCGCCAGAAGCTGGACCTGTTCCTGCCCGCGCCCGATGACGGCGCGGTGGCCGTGGCGGGCACGCCCCGTCCGGCCTTGCTGGTGTTCATCCATGGCGGCTACTGGCAGGAACTGTCGAAAGACCAGTCCCTGTTCGCCGCGCCGGGTGCGCTGGCGGAAGGCGCGGCGTTTGCCGCGGTGGACTACACGCTGGCGCCCCATGCCACCGTGCACGACATGGCCCTGGAATGCCGCACGGCCCTGCGCTGGCTGCACGCGCACGCCGACGAATTCGGCTATGACCCGTCCCGCATTGTCGTGTCGGGCAGTTCGGCGGGCGCGCATCTGGCGGCCATGGCCGGCCTGCGGTCCTGGGCCGATGACGCCGATCTGCCTGCAGGCCTGCCTGCGGCGTCGGTGCTGGTGTCGGGCGTCTACGATCTGTTGCCGTTGATCGGCACGTCGATCAACGACGCGCTGTCGCTCACGTCGGCCGACGTGACGGCGATCAGCCCCCTGCGTATGTCCGCCCTGGGCGCGCCGCCATCGGTCGTGTGCTGGGGCGAGATCGAAACCGGCGAATTCAAGCGCCAAAGCCAGGCGTATGCTGACGTGCTGGCGGCCGCGGGCGCACTGACCGACCGCTTCGAGATTCCTGCGCGCAATCATTTCGATGTCATCATCGACCTGACCACGCCCGGCACCCTGCTTGGGGATGCCTGCCTTGCCTGGCTGCGCGCGCCGCGCTGA
- a CDS encoding Lrp/AsnC family transcriptional regulator — MRVPTDDVDRQLLVALQQNARLTSGELAQMTGLSQSPCWRRIRQMETSGLIAGYHARLNRRALGYGVVAFVSISIDFQNDACSAQFVEAVQAIPEVVMFHGVSGPSDFLLMVVAKDLDAYSELLQQKLHGLPSVKQVQTSFSLQEFKHFNDLPMPD; from the coding sequence ATGCGAGTACCCACCGACGACGTCGACCGCCAATTGCTGGTGGCCCTGCAGCAGAATGCGCGGCTGACCTCGGGCGAACTGGCGCAGATGACCGGCCTCTCGCAGTCGCCGTGCTGGCGGCGCATCCGCCAGATGGAAACGTCCGGCCTGATCGCCGGTTACCACGCGCGGCTCAATCGCCGGGCCCTCGGCTATGGCGTCGTGGCCTTCGTCAGCATCAGCATTGACTTCCAGAACGATGCCTGTTCGGCCCAATTCGTGGAGGCCGTGCAGGCAATCCCGGAAGTCGTGATGTTTCATGGGGTATCGGGCCCGTCCGATTTCCTGCTGATGGTCGTGGCCAAAGACCTGGATGCCTATTCTGAATTGCTCCAGCAGAAACTGCACGGACTGCCCAGCGTCAAGCAGGTCCAGACGTCGTTTTCGCTACAGGAATTCAAGCACTTCAACGACCTGCCGATGCCGGACTAG
- the rimM gene encoding ribosome maturation factor RimM (Essential for efficient processing of 16S rRNA), producing the protein MSDDRDAGAPTPDATAPTDLIEVGHIVEALGVRGGLKVQPYSSQPDTLLAAKVWWLRKTPKGAQPVAGAQVLKVSVLNAKRHGATVSATWAGVNDRDQAQAWRGWSVLVPRSQFPAPAEGEFYWVDLIGCQLLGLGEDDPKTGEAPKIVLGNVVDVTDNGAHSILRVERVSPDDATQPLLDAKGKVQEILVPFVDAFIRNVDLSGRVIDSDWPADF; encoded by the coding sequence ATGTCCGATGATCGCGACGCCGGCGCACCGACGCCAGACGCCACCGCACCCACCGACCTGATCGAGGTCGGCCATATTGTGGAAGCGCTGGGGGTGCGAGGTGGGCTGAAGGTCCAACCGTACTCGTCGCAACCCGACACCCTGCTTGCTGCAAAGGTGTGGTGGCTGCGCAAGACGCCGAAGGGCGCTCAGCCGGTGGCTGGAGCGCAGGTTCTGAAAGTTTCGGTACTGAACGCGAAGCGGCATGGTGCAACCGTGTCGGCAACGTGGGCAGGTGTGAATGATCGCGATCAGGCGCAAGCCTGGCGCGGCTGGTCGGTCCTGGTGCCGCGCAGCCAGTTTCCGGCGCCTGCCGAGGGCGAGTTCTACTGGGTCGATCTGATCGGCTGTCAGTTGCTCGGTCTGGGCGAAGACGACCCGAAAACCGGCGAAGCGCCCAAGATCGTGCTGGGCAATGTGGTGGACGTGACCGATAACGGCGCGCATTCGATCCTCCGGGTCGAGCGGGTGTCGCCCGATGACGCCACGCAACCGCTGCTCGATGCGAAAGGCAAGGTCCAGGAAATCCTGGTGCCGTTCGTCGATGCGTTCATCCGCAACGTCGATCTGTCCGGCCGCGTGATCGACAGCGACTGGCCGGCAGATTTCTGA
- a CDS encoding tripartite tricarboxylate transporter substrate-binding protein, which produces MKLKNAVKTLTCGAAALALLTAASAAFAQSAPIRILVGFPPGGSTDVIARHLAVGLQHELNRTVVVENRAGAGGQIAAQALKGSRPDGLTLFLSNSHTVSMIPLTLINPGFEIKDFTPVGLVAVNPDVFAINPAVVGAPTAGLRDFANWAKANPGKGNVGVPAPASAPDFAVGVISNALGTDLKSVPYRGDGPVAQDLVAGQIAAGIGSVGAMLQFAKAGKVHIAAVNGTQRLALLPDVPTYAEQGVTGYEEVIFTAMFAPAGTPTDLVQTYSAAISKIVKSPDFIEKLSALGISAQSSTPAELGDRVAKTNRAWTTMVKNAGYKPM; this is translated from the coding sequence ATGAAGTTGAAGAATGCTGTCAAGACATTGACCTGTGGCGCCGCGGCGCTGGCGCTGCTGACAGCGGCGTCCGCCGCCTTTGCGCAGTCGGCGCCCATCCGGATCCTCGTCGGCTTTCCTCCAGGGGGCAGCACCGACGTGATCGCGCGTCATCTGGCCGTCGGCCTGCAGCATGAATTGAATCGCACCGTCGTCGTCGAAAACCGGGCCGGCGCAGGTGGCCAGATCGCGGCGCAGGCGCTGAAGGGCTCGCGGCCCGACGGCCTCACGCTGTTCCTGTCGAACAGCCACACCGTGTCGATGATCCCGCTGACCCTGATCAATCCCGGCTTCGAGATCAAGGATTTCACGCCCGTCGGCCTGGTTGCCGTCAACCCCGATGTCTTCGCCATCAACCCCGCCGTGGTGGGTGCGCCCACCGCCGGTCTGCGTGACTTCGCGAACTGGGCCAAGGCCAATCCGGGCAAGGGCAACGTGGGTGTGCCGGCGCCGGCCAGCGCGCCCGACTTTGCGGTTGGCGTCATTTCCAATGCGCTGGGTACCGACCTGAAGTCGGTGCCGTATCGCGGCGACGGCCCGGTCGCGCAAGACCTGGTTGCCGGCCAGATCGCCGCCGGTATCGGCTCGGTTGGCGCCATGCTGCAATTTGCCAAGGCCGGCAAGGTGCACATCGCCGCCGTGAACGGCACGCAGCGCCTGGCCTTGCTGCCGGACGTACCGACCTACGCCGAGCAGGGCGTGACGGGCTATGAAGAAGTCATCTTCACCGCCATGTTCGCGCCGGCGGGCACCCCGACCGACCTGGTCCAGACCTATAGCGCCGCCATCAGCAAGATCGTGAAGTCGCCCGACTTCATCGAAAAGCTGAGCGCGCTGGGCATCTCGGCCCAGAGCAGCACGCCGGCCGAACTGGGTGACCGCGTCGCCAAGACCAACCGTGCGTGGACCACCATGGTCAAGAACGCCGGCTACAAGCCGATGTGA